One window of Watersipora subatra chromosome 3, tzWatSuba1.1, whole genome shotgun sequence genomic DNA carries:
- the LOC137390145 gene encoding protein tfg-1-like yields MEYQAFEQLTAKVKSCYFAGSKHDVINKSTGPFTAQQLYRLQGQFTGGSDRVKVISELSAARRILPMIAKDAEPIIKMGIYAGQKQDLVKLLAVHIADRQNPQSRQLLVRSFGGADQTWVFGILDQAGPYQGPPPFATAMGPGATVVTSNVIFTHPAGSHYHQDPISYVAQNAGTALFGGILTANVPEVRPGVQTTVAYQAGPPQPQFGYPQSNQPSQMPQPPATFGQPGIQGPPVTSAQPPLYPAVPFDGNHASAPPPAYSPVDPQSYPPAGVNQYPPQNNIVYPPAGAPQNQELPAKMPLA; encoded by the exons ATGGAGTATCAGGCTTTTGAACAACTTACTGCCAAAGTGAAAAGT TGCTACTTCGCTGGCTCCAAGCATGATGTCATCAACAAATCTACTGGCCCTTTCACAGCACAGCAG CTCTATAGACTACAGGGGCAGTTCACAGGAGGAAGCGATAGGGTAAAAGTCATCTCTGAATTGAGCGCTGCCAGG AGAATTCTACCAATGATCGCAAAAGATGCTGAACCAATCATCAAAATGGGAATCTACGCAGGACAAAAGCAAGACTTGGTCAAACTGTTAGCTGT ACATATTGCCGATAGGCAAAATCCTCAGTCTCGACAGCTGCTAGTGAGATCATTTGGAGGAGCAGACCAGACTTGGGTATTTGGTATTCTAGACCAG GCGGGGCCATACCAAGGGCCTCCTCCTTTTGCTACTGCCATGGGACCTGGAGCCACCGTAGTAACGTCAAATGTCATATTCACACACCCAGCAGGAAGCCATTACCATCAGGATCCCATCTCATATGTTGCCCAGAATGCTGGCACAGCTCTATTTGGAGGCATACTTACTGCA AATGTTCCGGAAGTAAGGCCAGGAGTTCAGACAACAGTCGCGTACCAAGCTGGTCCTCCGCAGCCACAATTTGGTTATCCTCAAAGCAACCAGCCTTCCCAAATGCCACAGCCACCAGCAACATTTGGTCAGCCAGGGATACAGGGTCCACCTGTGACATCTGCTCAGCCTCCTCTTTATCCTGCTGTTCCATTTGATG GAAACCATGCTAGCGCTCCACCACCCGCCTATTCGCCTGTTGACCCACAAAGCTATCCACCTGCAGGTGTCAACCAATACCCTCCTCAGAACAATATCGT GTACCCTCCAGCTGGTGCTCCACAAAATCAAGAGTTGCCTGCAAAGATGCCTCTAGCTTGA
- the LOC137389677 gene encoding uncharacterized protein, translating to MLSHDETSVSENPPSTSSSRPAEQNHPSTSSSRPAEQNHPYTSSSRPAEQNHPSTSSSRPTEQNQPSKTSSTPAEKSQAPTSSVTPEQLLPFPKAGPRKPGTQQRKKARSAILTDTPEKKKAEGRGATKSK from the coding sequence ATGCTTAGTCATGACGAGACGTCTGTCAGTGAAAACCCGCCATCCACAAGCTCTAGCAGACCTGCTGAGCAGAACCATCCATCCACAAGCTCTAGCAGACCCGCTGAGCAGAACCATCCATATACAAGCTCTAGCAGACCCGCTGAGCAGAACCATCCGTCTACAAGCTCTAGCAGACCCACTGAGCAGAACCAGCCATCTAAAACCTCTAGCACACCTGCCGAGAAAAGCCAAGCACCTACTAGCTCTGTCACACCTGAACAGTTGTTACCATTTCCTAAAGCCGGACCGCGAAAACCAGGAACGCAGCAAAGGAAAAAAGCTCGTTCAGCCATTCTCACTGACACTCCAGAGAAAAAAAAGGCTGAGGGAAGAGGTGCTACTAAGAGCAAGTAA